CTATATGGTAGAGGAGATCCTGGAGCTCCACATCCACCGGCTTCATTACCTCAGCAGCATCTGGAATATTCTGGACCTGGTTGTTATCATGGTGAGAGGCAGATATCCTATACTTGGGACATATTAGAAAGAGGAAGGGGATTCACCTAAATAGGGGCTCCAAGGTCTTCCTTTTGGAGTCTCGAGCCCTTCTTATGACTTCTGATCAAATCATTGTGTTAAAGCTCCCAAACCCAGAGCACCGCCTTTTCTTTACATACTTGCTATTCTGTTTCTCTTCCGTCTTTTGCCTTTATGACCTGTCCCTTTGAAACTCctaccttttctcttctcttctaataAAATATTCTGCCTCTTTATCTTCATGTTCTTCCTTATTAATAGGACACATTAGCTTCTCAACCAAGGCTAGGAAGtggtggaagaaataaaattccttgGCTCCAATTATCCATGGTACTTTACAATCTACATATTTACCACTGCTTCCAAAGCCTTCTCGGGATTTAAGACGTCCCCTAATCATCCTATTCAGTTCCATTTGAACCTGAGATAGTCAACAACTCagaaaggaaggattttttttttcctcacctgaTTTACCTACCCCAGCTCTCCCCTTGGACCTTACCATTGAGCTTCTCTTGAGATCCTGACTTTTCTTGACACCTCTGACCTCTCTGATGACAGCTCTCCATTGTGGCTGTGGGCTTCCACATATTCAGAACCCTTGAGGTGAATCGGCTGATGGGGAAGCTCCTGCAGCAGCCAAACATGTATGCTGACTTTGAGTTCCTCGCCTTCTGGCAGACACAGTACAACAACATGAATGCCGTGAACCTCTTCTTTGCCTGGATCAAGGTACCttgggacccccacccccagcaacacCTCAGGGCCCTCATTCTCCCTTCCTCAGTACTTGTCTCATTTTCCTTGTCTGGTTTTCTGGTTTGCCAACTCCTGTGACCTTTATAGCCCGTGGAGTGGACTATTcaaagcttttctcttttcttccttcactgCTTGGTTCGACATGGCCTTTCCAGATATTCAAGTACATCAGCTTCAACAAAACCATGACTCAGCTCTCCTCCACACTGGCCCGCTGTGCCAAGGACATCCTGGGATTTGCCGTCATGTTCTTCATCGTTTTCTTTGCCTATGCTCAACTCGGCTACCTGCTTTTTGGAACCCAAGTGGAAAACTTTAGCACTTTCAtcaagtgcatgtgtgtgtcttgCCCTTTTCACTCCTCCTGGGCCCCTCACCCTCCAGTTCTGTGGGTGTGCGTATCCTTGGGGAGGCTGGGTGTACATGTGCAGGCATGTCTGTGCTTAAAGCATCTGTGTGAGAATCTCCAGAAGTCCTGGTGTGTATGCTCAAGTATCTCTGtacctcactctttctctcaggTTGGAAATATAATGAGTCTGAGTTCACCGAAGAGTGGTAGTTAGGAAAGTGTGTTGGGGGTGTGAATAGGGGTCAGGGCTGTGGTTAGGCTCTGGGTGAAGCCCTGACCCTGGTCTCTCAGTTTCACTCAGTTCCGGATCATCCTTGGGGACTTTGACTACAACGCTATTGACAATGCCAACCGCATCCTGGGACCTGCCTACTTTGTCACTTatgtcttctttgtcttcttcgTGCTCCTGGTGAGGGTCCCTCTGAGGGGTGGGAATTGGGACCCTGAGGGGTGGAGACATAAAGGACCTGTAGAGTGAGGTTTTAgcgcccccccccaaccccatgcTCTATACTCAGGATTAAAATGGGTATCTCCAGTCAGGGGTAGAGAATCAGGTGGGGAAGCTCTGGCTCTCCCAAGAGCTGGCTAATGTGCTCAGTGTGTCCAGCACGTCAGGCAGTTTGCAGAGTATAAGGGAATCTGCAGACTCCCTCAGTATAATGAAACCTTTATTCTCCaaggatggaaagggagagaaaagtgcCCTATGAAGAAAAGTGGTTGAATCTAGAAGCTTCTATATCTATTCTCCTCTTCCTCAAGGGATCTCTAGCTATTTATATCAGCATTgctttatattctctttctctgtgccaacTATGAAAGATCTGggcttaatttttattaacaaagcCAGCAGGTTTCTTTATTTGATCATGGTTAGAGATAGATGGGTTAGATTGGGATTAGATGGTAAAGACAGCAAAACTGTACTCTCAGTGATTGGTAGGCTCTTATATAGAGGTTAACCCTGCCATATGATGGGGTACCTTTGTAGTCAGGTTACTACAAAGCAACTGAGTGAAGATAGCAGGAGCTTGATCCATCCCTAACAGGGGATTGTGCTGAACAAGGGCTTGGGGACTCTGAGATGTGGGGGGTTAGTGGGCTGCAGAGTTGAGATTGAAAACATTGGCTCCTTTAGAATATGTATCTGGGACATTAACAAGGTTAGTGGGCTCAATTATGTTAGGTATGTGGGTGAGGACCCGGGTCCCCACTTTATCTTCAGAACATGTTCCTGGCCATCATCAATGACACATACTCAGAGGTCAAAGAAGAGTTGGCTGGACAGAAAGATGAGCTGCAACTTTCTGATCTCCTGAAACAGGTAACCACTCAGTCTCCTTGAGCCACACATCTGCATTAGTACCCAAGCCCAAGGCCTGGTCTGTTCCGACTGGTATAAGGACCTGTGCCTTTGTGTGGCTTTGACTTATCCCTGGAAGCCTGGCATCCGGTGATGGAGGCATGGGCAAGGAAGGCTGTGGGAACTGGTAcctgtttccttttcccttccaggGCTACAACAAGACCCTACTGAGGCTGCGTTTGAGGAAGGAGCGGGTTTCAGATGTACAGAAGGTCCTGCAGGGTGGGGAACAAGAGATCCAATTTGAAGACTTCACCAACACCTTGAGGGAGTGAGCAACCAGAGATCCAATCTTCTCTGACATTGATCTATAATAAGTCTTTGACCCTCAACCATATACCCTTTGCCTTAAAACTTCCGATCTTGGCCTATGGGCCTCTGACCTTGGTTTTGGCCTTTGACTTTGGCCTACAGAGCTCTGATTCTGACCATCAGAATTGTGCCCTTGGTTTAAAGGTCTCCAGCCACGTTCTATAACTTCCTGGACCTTGTTGAACAACTCTTGGAACTACTGTAATAATATAATTCCCTAATTATTACATACATTTCTCATTACCACAAAGCTCTGTAGTTGGTTCTATGCTCCCCTACAAACATGGACCTATTCTCTTAGCCTCCCTGTTTCCCAGTCAAACATATTAACAcacactgaaaaaatatattgtgaggggatccctgggtggcgcagcggtttggcgcttgcctttggcccagggcgcgatcctggagacccgggatcgaatcccacatcaggctcccggtgcatggagcctgcttctccctccgcctgtgtctctgcctctctcaatctctctctctgtgactatcataaataaataaaaaattaaaaaaatatatattgtgagCACTAGCTGTGAGCCAGGCACTGAGTAGGGCACACAATTAAATAAGACAAAGTCTTCGTCCTCCAGGAGCTCACACACATGTAAGCAAATAAACTGAATCACAGAACAAGTTCAACAACCGAATTGACTAAAAGATACAGAGCACAAAGTAAAAAGAGTATTCAGTTCAATTTTTGAGCTtaagggaaggcttcctggaagaagtgatGTATGAATACCTACAGGAGGATAAGTACCCTACATGTAGACAAGCAGGGGAAGTCCATTCCAAGAGATAAAAGTGTTAAGTTGAGCAACATGTAGGGTACATGTTAGCTAAGCATTGCTAAGGTATCAAATAAAAGTGGAGCATAGCAGGAGATGAGACCAGAGGAATGAAGAAGGGCAACATTGGGAAAGACCTTGTATACCACCAATCTATCCTAAGAATAGGGTTCCCACGAGAGATTTTAAGCAGAGAATGGGTGTATTTAGACTTGCACCTTGGAAAGCTTAATTACTCTAGTAGCATTATAGAGGATGAATTTCAGGGGTAGGGAGTGAAGGGTGGGATTGGGGGGATGGAGTATTTAGGGCAAAGAAATTTTGCAATAATTCCTATAGAACACTGGAGGGCCTACAACTATTTATCAGGACTAAGAGAAGGAAGACATAGATTCAAACAATTTCTTGGGAGTAAAATTGCTAAACTTTGGAGATCCTGGCCTTCCCACGTAGTCTCATTCTTCCCCAGAGAGCAAGAGTCATGAAGTCTGAAAAAAAGCAGGGAGTCTATAATTGAGAGATCACAGTCACAAAAGGTCAGAAGTCATTTcctcatactgttttccccagACTTGGGCACGCAGAGCATGAGATCACTGAGCTCACAGCCGCCTTCACCAGGTTTGATCAAGATGGAAATCACATCCTGGACAAAAAAGAGCAGGAACAAATGCAACAGGACCTGGAGGAAAAGAGGGTGAGCCCAGTTGGCTGATGCAGAGGCAGTGAAAGAAAACCACTCATTCTCCCTTCCCTGCCAACACACCCAGAACACAAATCCAAACTGAAAATCCTTCAATAGAGGGGCAGGAAAGAACTCTCTAGAATAGTGATTCTCAAACTGCTGCATATTAGAATACCCCagtggggtaggggtggagagGCAAATAATCCTCATACTCAGGTCTGTCTACACTCTAGACATAATCTCTGGGGGAGTGAGAGACTCAGACATCAGTACTTTTAAAAACTCCCCAAGTGATTCCAATGCATAGCCaaggttgaaaaccactgctctaaaACATAGTCTTgggtgggtggggcgggggggaggatcAATTATCCAAGAATCCCTGACAATTCTGAGGACTTACTTTCTCCTTGGGATTTTCAAACTTGGATCCTTAGCTATACTTGCTGTGCCTGCTTCATCCCTATCTAGTATAGACCCAAAAATCAAGGGCAGGAGGGAAAGTGGCAGGAATTCTGGTAGTGTTCTTCCTTTCCCAAACTGAGTTGGCTTCTAGTGAGGGTCTCATTAATCAAGGCTTCCAAGAGctcatgttttgtttctgtggAAGGTGATTCCCTCCCAGAGGTTGGTCCAGCTTTGTGTCCAGCACTACTACACTGATCCTATTGTCTCTAGAGattcagagagaaagggaatagaATGAATTGGAGCCTAAGGGCCTGGTCCTGAGAGTCCATGAGAGCAGGTGATGAAATAGCTGATTACTTCTCAGAGTCATCTTCTCCTCTCTGACTTCCTAATCAGGTGGCCCTCAATGCAGAGATTGAGAACCTAGGACAATCCATTGTGAGTAGCTCACCAGGCGAGTTGGGTCCAGAGGCTACCAGAGCAGATGGCTGGGTTTCCGGAGAAGAATTCTACACGTATGTGCAGCAGGGCCGAGTGTGTTTGTAATGTCCTATGTTGAGCTTCTTTCCATAAGCTTCTAATTTTCTGTCCTAGCCCAGGGAGAACCTGTGTTCCCCCCCTCCTTTATTCTCCCTACAAGGCTGGGCCTTCCTTGCTCCCATCCAGACTCAGACCATAATGTCTCCCCTGCCCCTATAGATGTTTAGCCCCATGATGCATATTTTTGCtccctcagtctctctcaaatccTGCAGACTCACAAGGAGAGTTCTTCAGTTGGAGACTGTCTTGGAAGGAGTCATGTCCCAGGTAGATGCTGTGGGCTCAAAGCTAGAGATGCTGGAAAGGAAGGAGCAGCTAGCTTCCTCCCCAGGCATGGTGAGTGGCCCTTCACTTGAGTCCTCTTGGTTTCCCACATTTGAACCCTACCATCTGTTCTACTCAGTGAATGGAggcaaaacatttttgaaatagcCTGTTTTCAGGCTCCTGCAGAACATGTTCCTAGTAGTCACTATATCAGTGGAGGTAAGGAGTGGAGGGAAGATCTGAGGTTGATTGCTCTGGCCTGAGGGCTGCTGTGGCCTCCAGGAGATGGTCTGAGGTTGAAGAATCAGATCCAGATTTTCTAGATAAAAGGAAGTAGAGTGGGACCCAAATTCTTCCTTCAAATAACCTGTCCCTTTTTCTTCCAACAGGGGGATCAAGGCATTTGGGAGCATCTACAGCCAACCTCACCTGTGACTCCAGACCCCTGGGGAGTCCAGGGTGGGCAGgagagtggtgggggagggattCTAAAGCATCAGATAGCTGGCTCCTCTCTCATTGCCTCCATAGAGAACTCCTCAGGACATGCCCTCCACTTCTAGGGCAGCAGATCCCTCCACTGCTACTGCTGAGTCCCACCTGGGTCCAGCCTTTTGAACCAATGTTTCTGTGTGTCGCTTGCATCATGCTTAGGCTTGTGACTCCATGTTTCTGTGGTAGCCATGTAGCTCTGCGTAGCTCTTTGAAATAACATTTCACCCTGGGCCTCTTACTCCCTGTGCTCCTAGCTCTgctgtgatgaaaaaaaaatcatttgcaaaCAGAATAAAGGAAGGCAGGGTTATGTTCCCTAAGCACCTGGCACCCAGATAACCATGATTTGTGAAAAAAGTAGAAGCCAAGAGAGCAGCATTATCTAAATGTCTTCCAATTTGCCAGTAAATCTTTATCCTTTGTGCATCTAGAGATCTGCTGCTAGCAGCCATGGAATTCTTGTCTTCGCCATAGAGTTTCCAggtggaagagaaggggaagcCTTGGAGGAGATGAGACTTTCTCACATTGGAGATTACAGTGTTGCAGAGGAGTTGGGAGTGAGTGACCTCTCCATCCAGGGCAAAGACCATGAAGGCTCAGTTGAGAAGCCTGCTCCCGACATTTCACTAAACCCTGGGAACTGCGAGAGCTGTAAACAGGCACGTAGATGGAACCTGAGAAGAATCAGACAAAGAAATGACTCCAGGATTCTGAGATCTTTGGAATAAAATGTGGTGGGCTCTGACCCTATTTTTGCAAGGGATAATATGGGTTTCTCTGGTGACtatcaataaaaatcattagaaaaatcaGGACCTTTGCGTTTTGCTTCTGGGATGGTACGAGGAAGAAGGCTGGAGCTATGAACCATTCTTGTACTTGGGCTGGAGTACTCATCCTTGCTGGAAGGTGCAGAGTGGGGGCAGTGACAATGCGAAGGAGCTGGGCTGCCTGAGAAGTTCTGAAATAAGAACTTCTGACTTTTAGGAGTGATTTGAAATGGTGAGCATTATGACTGTACCATTTAAAGAGTGGAGACAGTGACCTTGGGAGACCTGGTCCTCAGGATGAAGAGAGTAAGGTAGCCCTTAGGCTACCATGTGGGgtagctggtgtgtgtgtgtgtgtgtgtggtgtaggGTGTGGGAGGTAAGAACGCGAGATGAAAAATAACTAGGAATCTACACCAAAATTTTGGGTATATAGGTCTGCATCCCAAGACTCACTATAtgtccttcttcccttcccctgtgatctTTACCTCTTTCTCATTTTGCACCTTGATCCCCAGTTGCTTTTTCTCATCCATTCCCTTCTCCCACCCTTTTCACCATCCCGTCATGTACACTGTATACACCTAGGAGACTTGTGAAACAGCTAAACCCAATCAAGATAACGAGAGTGTATCCTCAGCTGTAAAAAGTTACAAAGCGTTCTTCCAGAAAGGCTGTATCAGCTGAAGAGAAGTAGGTGCCAACCTGCAGTTTCAGAAAGGggctggggatccccgggtggctcagcggtttagcgcctgcctctggcccagggcgtgatgcaggagacccgagatggagtcggcatcgggctccctgcatggggcctgcttctccttctgcctgtgtctctgcccctctctccctccctctctctttctctctctgtgtctctcatgaatgataaataaaatcttaaaagaaaaaggggcAAATGAGTTGTTTAACCAAGACGCTGAAGGACCAGTATTTCGGCTCAGGAATCAATGACTGAAGGTTTCCCAAGGGAAGGATGAGTCTGCCTTCAAAAGCGTGGATTTCCTGAGCAGTCTTTGGCGACGAATACAGGCCCGGGTGGGGGCGTCTCTCGGGAGAGGGTAACTTGGCCCTGTGGCTTTGAGCAGGCCACCTGAGCTCAACCAGCCCCAGACAGGTAGGTCACCGGGTTTTACTAGACTAGTGACAGGGATGAGCGCAATGTCAGTTCCAGACGTCGCGACTCTTGGCAACGGATGGACTCATTATAGCTTATTTTAGCCTCAATTTCAGCGTCACGCTTACTCTTTGTTATTACTCCTCCCGAGCCGCACAGCTCAGCGGGGAGACGGAGTATCTCGGGGCTGTGAGCCcggcgcggggagggcggcggcggggcggggcggggcggggcggggcggggcacgCGCGGCGCGCAGGCGCGGGCAGCCCAACTACCGGAAGCAGCGCGGGGCCCggcatggcggcggcggcggcggccgagggtGTCCCCTCGACCCAGAGAGAGGAGCCGGTTCGAGGTACGCAGAGTAGATGGGCATGAAGTGCCCAGCAGGAGGCCGGGGGCTCACCTGGCCGGAGCGAGCAGGTCGGAGGGGCGCACCTGAGCGGGCGACTGAGGTGATTTGGCCACGGGATCGGGCTTGAGCCAAGGGCGAGTGCAAGGGAACGGAGTTGGTGTGTCAGGTGGGGCAAGGACGAAGTGAGGGTCTTGAAATTATGGCACGTGGAGAATGGGGCCGACGTGATCGAATGAGGACACGGGAGGCGGTGTGGGGAGAGGATGCCGTGGCTGGATTAGGACCCGGTGCAGGGCCCGACCCTTACTCGTTCTCCTTTGATTCAGACGATGCCGCCGTGGAGACAGCTGAGGAAGCAAAGGAGCCGGCTGAGGCTGACATCACTGAGCTCTGCCGGGACATGTTCTCCAAAATGGCAACTTACCTGACTGGAGAACTGACGGGTGAGGCGAGGTGTGGGCTGACTGGGGTGCTGCCCTGCGCCGCTCGCTCCAGCGGCACTTGGGCTCTGGGAGCTGTGCGCTGCCTTAGCCGCATCGGTCTGTGGCTCCCTCCGCAACACTCCGCGTGCCCTGAAAGATGCCTGTTGGAAGTTTGGGAAGGTCGtgaatgggaaagagaaaggtCCATTCCTTCCTTGGAGAAATTCTCTAGCTAGtttcagaaatacataaaaatacctAATACAACTCTGTAAGCCTCAGTAGTGTACACTaagtataagaagaaaaaaagattaatcagTAAGTGCTTCCTCGGAGGAGGTGTATTTTGAGCAGGATTGTGAAGGCAATGATTGAGAAGGGGGAAAGAAGTGAGGTGGTACAAGCAAGCAGTTTGTTCCCTTAAAGCAGATGTATTTAGTATCGCAAAGAGAAACGAAATTGGGGAATAGAGAGTGACCTGCAGATTTAGGGATCCACTAGGTTGGTCTGAGGACTTGGTGACTCACACTTTGGGACGTGATTAATTTTGGGTTCCTTATGGATTTCCAGGTGGACACATGACCTGTGTGTAGAGACAGGTCCAAAAAGTGAAGTCTGGTTCTGTGTGGCCTCACCTAAGCATTGTTTCACTTCCCCAGGAAATTGCTGTGAGCTAAATTTGGGAaccaaaattaatgacaaaagGCTTGATGCAAAATGGGAGAGCTTGTTAGGTTCTATTGGTCTGATCAGTTTTTTAGTTCTTTCTGAGGAAGAGAAACCAAGTAACAAAATCTAGATTTTtggcttctctttaaaaattccaGAGATTTGACAATACTACTTGCGCATTCTTGTGATGCTGTGATTAACTAGAGCTGAGCAGCTGTCTTCTCTAAGTAGACACAATGCAATATGTCCCACcacccttccccactcccccaccccctttacTGGCACCTGGTCAGTTGCCATTTACCACTCTTCTTATAACGTTTTTTTTAGTAGTGGTAGAGAAACAATTTTCTGTACCAATATATCCGTCAAAATTGGTAAACAAAAGAAATGGGAGAGAACATATTTCTTTGTGGAAGTGACTAATCTTATGTGTTTAATACACAAACAACTGGcttgtttctttcatttacatGATCTTACTGGTTCCTAGGTATTAGGGTGTGACCCTAGGTTTTTTAAGAGAGACTAATTGGCTAGTAGTGACAGTATGGATATGGAGGAGAGACCTCAGACACATAAGCAAGATTTCAGATAAAAAGTAATGATGATGGTCAGTGACAGGATAATGATGGtaaaaggaatggaaaggaaagcaTGAGTGCAAGAATATCACAGAAATGATAAGAGGGAGATCACACTGTCAGGTATATGGAGAGGTTCAGAAGAATAATAACAGAAAATGCTGTGGATTGATTGCTTTGGAGACCGATGACCTTGGAGCACGTAATTTCCTTAGatggtgggggcagaggccaggTTGCAAGGATTTACATGAGTGAATGTTGAAGAAGAGGAAGCAGTGAGTATGAGCTACTCTTTCAAAAAGGTTAGCAGTGAAGCTCCTTTGTTTTACTAAGGAAATGATGTCGGTGTAGCAGAGAGAATGCTTTTGGGCTGGTGAGAAACCTGAATATATTTCTAGATAGGAAGCTGCCAGGATAGAGAATTTGGAAATGCCAGGGAAAAGAGGTGATTTAAGAGAGGCCCTAAAGAAGTGGAAGCAAGAGCATAAGAGAGGCTGTCTTGGCAAGAACAGGAGCACTCCTGTCACTTGGGAAGACAGAAAGGTACAGAGAAGTTTTGATGTGAGGCAGAAAGGTTGAGGCAGGTTATGTAAGTGGAATTTTCCACTTTTCAAGAAAACTGGAGAAGAAGCCATTTGCTTTGAATAGGGATGGGCAAGGGAACTGAGGATAATGAGAAGCAGGCACATGGTTTGGAAAAGTCAGTGCATAAAATGCAATATAGAATCACACAGTAATAATTGATTTACTAAGAAGTGGTGGGGTCCTAgttgattttatatatacttataatgCAATCCCTCAAATAACATGTTTTCATACCATAGGAAAACCAAGGCTATGTcacctcttttttcttaagacatgaatttattatttccctttttaaccAAGAGTCTGAAGTCATTGGATCTTAT
This portion of the Vulpes lagopus strain Blue_001 chromosome 2, ASM1834538v1, whole genome shotgun sequence genome encodes:
- the PKD2L1 gene encoding polycystic kidney disease 2-like 1 protein isoform X8, producing the protein MDPRRRHIGLWCPAAASRSVVASEASLQCSLGLWGTTLTENTAENRELYVKTTLRELLVYIVFLVDICLLTYGMTSSSAYYYTKVMSELFLHTPSDTGVSFQAISSMADFWDFAQGPLLDSLYWTKWYNNQSLGHGSHSFIYYENLLLGVPRLRQLRVRNDSCVVHEDFREDILSCYDVYSPDKEEQLPFGPLNGTAWTYHSQDELGGSSHWGRLTSYSGGGYYLDLPGSRQASAEALQDLQEGLWLDRGTRVVFIDFSVYNANINLFCVLRLVVEFPATGGAIPSWQIRTVKLIRYVSNWDFFIIGCEIIFCIFIVYYMVEEILELHIHRLHYLSSIWNILDLVVIMLSIVAVGFHIFRTLEVNRLMGKLLQQPNMYADFEFLAFWQTQYNNMNAVNLFFAWIKIFKYISFNKTMTQLSSTLARCAKDILGFAVMFFIVFFAYAQLGYLLFGTQVENFSTFIKCIFTQFRIILGDFDYNAIDNANRILGPAYFVTYVFFVFFVLLNMFLAIINDTYSEVKEELAGQKDELQLSDLLKQGYNKTLLRLRLRKERVSDVQKVLQGGEQEIQFEDFTNTLRELGHAEHEITELTAAFTRFDQDGNHILDKKEQEQMQQDLEEKRVALNAEIENLGQSIVSSSPGELGPEATRADGWVSGEEFYTLTRRVLQLETVLEGVMSQVDAVGSKLEMLERKEQLASSPGMGDQGIWEHLQPTSPVTPDPWGVQGGQESGGGGILKHQIAGSSLIASIENSSGHALHF
- the PKD2L1 gene encoding polycystic kidney disease 2-like 1 protein isoform X3 — protein: MDHSSSTDTQNGREWTAGDSGYLGCQPPTSFPMNVVESPEGQELQKMESGAWDNPAYSGPPSPHGTLKICTISSAMPPQPQIQKPEDGPQEKAYRTLVSSCCFQICRGIRGLWGTTLTENTAENRELYVKTTLRELLVYIVFLVDICLLTYGMTSSSAYYYTKVMSELFLHTPSDTGVSFQAISSMADFWDFAQGPLLDSLYWTKWYNNQSLGHGSHSFIYYENLLLGVPRLRQLRVRNDSCVVHEDFREDILSCYDVYSPDKEEQLPFGPLNGTAWTYHSQDELGGSSHWGRLTSYSGGGYYLDLPGSRQASAEALQDLQEGLWLDRGTRVVFIDFSVYNANINLFCVLRLVVEFPATGGAIPSWQIRTVKLIRYVSNWDFFIIGCEIIFCIFIVYYMVEEILELHIHRLHYLSSIWNILDLVVIMLSIVAVGFHIFRTLEVNRLMGKLLQQPNMYADFEFLAFWQTQYNNMNAVNLFFAWIKIFKYISFNKTMTQLSSTLARCAKDILGFAVMFFIVFFAYAQLGYLLFGTQVENFSTFIKCIFTQFRIILGDFDYNAIDNANRILGPAYFVTYVFFVFFVLLNMFLAIINDTYSEVKEELAGQKDELQLSDLLKQGYNKTLLRLRLRKERVSDVQKVLQGGEQEIQFEDFTNTLRELGHAEHEITELTAAFTRFDQDGNHILDKKEQEQMQQDLEEKRVALNAEIENLGQSIVSSSPGELGPEATRADGWVSGEEFYTLTRRVLQLETVLEGVMSQVDAVGSKLEMLERKEQLASSPGMGDQGIWEHLQPTSPVTPDPWGVQGGQESGGGGILKHQIAGSSLIASIENSSGHALHF
- the PKD2L1 gene encoding polycystic kidney disease 2-like 1 protein isoform X7, with translation MTSSSAYYYTKVMSELFLHTPSDTGVSFQAISSMADFWDFAQGPLLDSLYWTKWYNNQSLGHGSHSFIYYENLLLGVPRLRQLRVRNDSCVVHEDFREDILSCYDVYSPDKEEQLPFGPLNGTAWTYHSQDELGGSSHWGRLTSYSGGGYYLDLPGSRQASAEALQDLQEGLWLDRGTRVVFIDFSVYNANINLFCVLRLVVEFPATGGAIPSWQIRTVKLIRYVSNWDFFIIGCEIIFCIFIVYYMVEEILELHIHRLHYLSSIWNILDLVVIMLSIVAVGFHIFRTLEVNRLMGKLLQQPNMYADFEFLAFWQTQYNNMNAVNLFFAWIKIFKYISFNKTMTQLSSTLARCAKDILGFAVMFFIVFFAYAQLGYLLFGTQVENFSTFIKCIFTQFRIILGDFDYNAIDNANRILGPAYFVTYVFFVFFVLLNMFLAIINDTYSEVKEELAGQKDELQLSDLLKQGYNKTLLRLRLRKERVSDVQKVLQGGEQEIQFEDFTNTLRELGHAEHEITELTAAFTRFDQDGNHILDKKEQEQMQQDLEEKRVALNAEIENLGQSIVSSSPGELGPEATRADGWVSGEEFYTLSQILQTHKESSSVGDCLGRSHVPGRCCGLKARDAGKEGAASFLPRHGGSRHLGASTANLTCDSRPLGSPGWAGEWWGRDSKASDSWLLSHCLHRELLRTCPPLLGQQIPPLLLLSPTWVQPFEPMFLCVACIMLRLVTPCFCGSHVALRSSLK
- the PKD2L1 gene encoding polycystic kidney disease 2-like 1 protein isoform X2, encoding MNVVESPEGQELQKMESGAWDNPAYSGPPSPHGTLKICTISSAMPPQPQIQKPEDGPQEKAYRTLVSSCCFQICRGIRGLWGTTLTENTAENRELYVKTTLRELLVYIVFLVDICLLTYGMTSSSAYYYTKVMSELFLHTPSDTGVSFQAISSMADFWDFAQGPLLDSLYWTKWYNNQSLGHGSHSFIYYENLLLGVPRLRQLRVRNDSCVVHEDFREDILSCYDVYSPDKEEQLPFGPLNGTAWTYHSQDELGGSSHWGRLTSYSGGGYYLDLPGSRQASAEALQDLQEGLWLDRGTRVVFIDFSVYNANINLFCVLRLVVEFPATGGAIPSWQIRTVKLIRYVSNWDFFIIGCEIIFCIFIVYYMVEEILELHIHRLHYLSSIWNILDLVVIMLSIVAVGFHIFRTLEVNRLMGKLLQQPNMYADFEFLAFWQTQYNNMNAVNLFFAWIKIFKYISFNKTMTQLSSTLARCAKDILGFAVMFFIVFFAYAQLGYLLFGTQVENFSTFIKCIFTQFRIILGDFDYNAIDNANRILGPAYFVTYVFFVFFVLLNMFLAIINDTYSEVKEELAGQKDELQLSDLLKQGYNKTLLRLRLRKERVSDVQKVLQGGEQEIQFEDFTNTLRELGHAEHEITELTAAFTRFDQDGNHILDKKEQEQMQQDLEEKRVALNAEIENLGQSIVSSSPGELGPEATRADGWVSGEEFYTLSQILQTHKESSSVGDCLGRSHVPGRCCGLKARDAGKEGAASFLPRHGGSRHLGASTANLTCDSRPLGSPGWAGEWWGRDSKASDSWLLSHCLHRELLRTCPPLLGQQIPPLLLLSPTWVQPFEPMFLCVACIMLRLVTPCFCGSHVALRSSLK
- the PKD2L1 gene encoding polycystic kidney disease 2-like 1 protein isoform X4, whose protein sequence is MDHSSSTDTQNGREWTAGDSGYLGCQPPTSFPMNVVESPEGQELQKMESGAWDNPAYSGPPSPHGTLKICTISSAMPPQPQIQKPEDGPQEKAYRTLVSSCCFQICRGIRGLWGTTLTENTAENRELYVKTTLRELLVYIVFLVDICLLTYGMTSSSAYYYTKVMSELFLHTPSDTGVSFQAISSMADFWDFAQGPLLDSLYWTKWYNNQSLGHGSHSFIYYENLLLGVPRLRQLRVRNDSCVVHEDFREDILSCYDVYSPDKEEQLPFGPLNGTAWTYHSQDELGGSSHWGRLTSYSGGGYYLDLPGSRQASAEALQDLQEGLWLDRGTRVVFIDFSVYNANINLFCVLRLVVEFPATGGAIPSWQIRTVKLIRYVSNWDFFIIGCEIIFCIFIVYYMVEEILELHIHRLHYLSSIWNILDLVVIMLSIVAVGFHIFRTLEVNRLMGKLLQQPNMYADFEFLAFWQTQYNNMNAVNLFFAWIKIFKYISFNKTMTQLSSTLARCAKDILGFAVMFFIVFFAYAQLGYLLFGTQVENFSTFIKCIFTQFRIILGDFDYNAIDNANRILGPAYFVTYVFFVFFVLLNMFLAIINDTYSEVKEELAGQKDELQLSDLLKQGYNKTLLRLRLRKERVSDVQKVLQGGEQEIQFEDFTNTLRELGHAEHEITELTAAFTRFDQDGNHILDKKEQEQMQQDLEEKRVALNAEIENLGQSIVSSSPGELGPEATRADGWVSGEEFYTLSQILQTHKESSSVGDCLGRSHVPGRCCGLKARDAGKEGAASFLPRHGGSRHLGASTANLTCDSRPLGSPGDLLLAAMEFLSSP